In one Suricata suricatta isolate VVHF042 chromosome 9, meerkat_22Aug2017_6uvM2_HiC, whole genome shotgun sequence genomic region, the following are encoded:
- the EFCAB11 gene encoding EF-hand calcium-binding domain-containing protein 11 isoform X3 gives MFYSEAGARPRTWEASPSEHKKWVEVFKACDEDNKGYLSREDFKVAVVMLFGYKPTKIEADSVMSSVNPNTSGLSLEEFLSIVRKKKEVQLHQSEIRHIFTAFDRHYRGYLTLDDFKKAFKQVAPKLSERTVLEVFRGSGKELTGPHGDRA, from the exons ATGTTTTATTCTGAGGCCGGGGCCCGACCGCGGACGTGGGAAGCCAGCCCCTCAGAACACAAGAAGTGGGTGGAA GTATTTAAAGCATGCGATGAAGATAACAAAGGATATCTAAGCAGAGAGGACTTTAAAGTCGCTGTCGTAATGCTGTTTGGGTACAAGCCCACCAAG atAGAAGCTGATTCCGTGATGTCTTCAGTAAATCCAAACACTTCCG GCCTATCGCTCGAGGAGTTTTTAAGTAttgtaagaaaaaagaaggaagttcaACTCCATCAGAGTGAAATAAGACACATCTTCACAGCTTTTGACAGACACT ATCGTGGATATTTAACTTTGGATGATTTCAAGAAAGCATTTAAGCAGGTGGCTCCCAAGTTATCCGAAAGGACTGTTCTGGAAGTATTCAG
- the EFCAB11 gene encoding EF-hand calcium-binding domain-containing protein 11 isoform X4, with the protein MFYSEAGARPRTWEASPSEHKKWVEVFKACDEDNKGYLSREDFKVAVVMLFGYKPTKIEADSVMSSVNPNTSGLSLEEFLSIVRKKKEVQLHQSEIRHIFTAFDRHYRGYLTLDDFKKAFKQVAPKLSERTVLEVFRATSL; encoded by the exons ATGTTTTATTCTGAGGCCGGGGCCCGACCGCGGACGTGGGAAGCCAGCCCCTCAGAACACAAGAAGTGGGTGGAA GTATTTAAAGCATGCGATGAAGATAACAAAGGATATCTAAGCAGAGAGGACTTTAAAGTCGCTGTCGTAATGCTGTTTGGGTACAAGCCCACCAAG atAGAAGCTGATTCCGTGATGTCTTCAGTAAATCCAAACACTTCCG GCCTATCGCTCGAGGAGTTTTTAAGTAttgtaagaaaaaagaaggaagttcaACTCCATCAGAGTGAAATAAGACACATCTTCACAGCTTTTGACAGACACT ATCGTGGATATTTAACTTTGGATGATTTCAAGAAAGCATTTAAGCAGGTGGCTCCCAAGTTATCCGAAAGGACTGTTCTGGAAGTATTCAG
- the EFCAB11 gene encoding EF-hand calcium-binding domain-containing protein 11 isoform X5, whose product MFYSEAGARPRTWEASPSEHKKWVEVFKACDEDNKGYLSREDFKVAVVMLFGYKPTKIEADSVMSSVNPNTSGLSLEEFLSIVRKKKEVQLHQSEIRHIFTAFDRHYRGYLTLDDFKKAFKQVAPKLSERTVLEVFR is encoded by the exons ATGTTTTATTCTGAGGCCGGGGCCCGACCGCGGACGTGGGAAGCCAGCCCCTCAGAACACAAGAAGTGGGTGGAA GTATTTAAAGCATGCGATGAAGATAACAAAGGATATCTAAGCAGAGAGGACTTTAAAGTCGCTGTCGTAATGCTGTTTGGGTACAAGCCCACCAAG atAGAAGCTGATTCCGTGATGTCTTCAGTAAATCCAAACACTTCCG GCCTATCGCTCGAGGAGTTTTTAAGTAttgtaagaaaaaagaaggaagttcaACTCCATCAGAGTGAAATAAGACACATCTTCACAGCTTTTGACAGACACT ATCGTGGATATTTAACTTTGGATGATTTCAAGAAAGCATTTAAGCAGGTGGCTCCCAAGTTATCCGAAAGGACTGTTCTGGAAGTATTCAG